The segment TCAATCTCAACGAGTGCTAACACATTTATTATAATAATCAATCACTCTTTTTTTTGCAAGTCAGAACCTCTAAAAATTTTGTTTTCTTTCTATATTCCTCTACAATAGAAATGAAGCATATGAATGGAAAGGATTTTGATTGTGACTAATTTTCAAAAAGTGAAGAAACATAAAAAAACAGGTCTGTACGTTTTACTCATCTATATCCTTATGCAAATTTCAGGTAGATGGTTGCTCTTACCGTTTCATGCACTTGTTCAAAAAATAACAGAGCTATCCCCTGAACAAGCTGCACCTATTACGCAAGGCTGGTATATTGCCCTTAGCTTTGCCATTGCGCTTATTTTAAGCTTAATTCTAACTTCTCGCGATAAAGACTTTTGGAATATTTATCAAGGAAAAAAAGAAACGATACCTCTTACAATCGTCTGGGGAATTATCGGCTTCTTCCTCGTATTCTTTGGTCAAATGATTGGCGCTGTTATTGAAATGACTGTTTTTGGTATCGAAGGAGGCTCGCAAAATACTGCGGATATTGTTGCATTAGCTAAAGGTGCTCCAATTGCTATATTAGCGATTGTTGTATTTGGCCCAATCTTAGAAGAGTTTGTCTTCCGCAGAGTAATATTTGGATCACTTGTCCAAACAACAAATTTTTGGATAGCTGCTATTGTCAGTGCTATATTCTTTGCGCTTATACACTTCGACTTTTCTCATATTCTGCTTTATACGATTTGTGGCTTAATTTTCGCCTTTTTATATCACAAAACAAAACGTATTTGGACTTCAATTATCGCACATATTATGTTGAACGGTTTTGTGACACTTATACAATTCTATGCAGAACCACTACAAAAGTTTCTTGAAGAGCTAGAAAAAATGCAATAAATTTTTGTAAAGCTATCATATGATGAAAAAGCTCGATGCCAAAAAACTTAGGCACCGAGCTTTTATCATTACTGCTGATTAAATTCTTCTATTTGGCGTCGTTGCTGCTCAAGCGCCTCTTCAACTAGGCGTTTTTGCTCAGCTTCCTGTTCCTCTTTTAGACGTAGCTCTTCTGATCTCAAGTATTTTTTATAGCCAATTCGAGAAATCATAATACTAATTTCGTAAAGAATAAATAATGGAACTGACACCATTAAATGCGACGCCAATTCAGGTGGTGCAATAATTGCAGCACATACAAATAATGCAAAATATGAATATTTACGAATACGAATTAATAAATCAGGACTTAATATTCCTATACGTGAAAAGAATAATACAACAATTGGTAATTGGAATAAAAAACCGAATGGTATTGTAAGTTTAAATAAAAATGTAAAATACTCATGTATACCAATCGTTTGCTGAATCTCTAAATCATTTGATAAATTCATCATAAACGTCATGACATAAGGAAATAGTAAAAAATATGAAAAAGATAACCCTGCTAAAAATAGTAAAAACGAATATGGTATATAGCTTAAAGTTGCTTTTCTTTCTATTTCGCTTAAGCCCGGACTAATAAATGCCCATAATTGATACATTAAAATTGGTGATGAAATAATAAACGCAATTAAAAAAATAATTTGGAAATAAATAGACAGTGGTGTTACTACATCAAAAGCATGAAGCTCTAAATTATAGGATTCCCCTGTAGATTGGATGTATTTCACAAGTGGTTTTGCAACAAAAAAACCACCAGCCATAGCGAGAACAAAGAAAACGGCAACTATAAAAAGCCGTTTTCTTAATTCTTCTATATGCTCAATGATAGTTAGATCTTTTGGATTCATTCCTCAAACATCCTAACTTATTTATCTAGTTCTTTCTTTTTCTTATCATCATCGTCTTCGTCGGCCAATCCTTTTGTAGCATTTT is part of the Lysinibacillus sp. FSL K6-0232 genome and harbors:
- the tatC gene encoding twin-arginine translocase subunit TatC — protein: MNPKDLTIIEHIEELRKRLFIVAVFFVLAMAGGFFVAKPLVKYIQSTGESYNLELHAFDVVTPLSIYFQIIFLIAFIISSPILMYQLWAFISPGLSEIERKATLSYIPYSFLLFLAGLSFSYFLLFPYVMTFMMNLSNDLEIQQTIGIHEYFTFLFKLTIPFGFLFQLPIVVLFFSRIGILSPDLLIRIRKYSYFALFVCAAIIAPPELASHLMVSVPLFILYEISIMISRIGYKKYLRSEELRLKEEQEAEQKRLVEEALEQQRRQIEEFNQQ
- a CDS encoding CPBP family intramembrane glutamic endopeptidase codes for the protein MERILIVTNFQKVKKHKKTGLYVLLIYILMQISGRWLLLPFHALVQKITELSPEQAAPITQGWYIALSFAIALILSLILTSRDKDFWNIYQGKKETIPLTIVWGIIGFFLVFFGQMIGAVIEMTVFGIEGGSQNTADIVALAKGAPIAILAIVVFGPILEEFVFRRVIFGSLVQTTNFWIAAIVSAIFFALIHFDFSHILLYTICGLIFAFLYHKTKRIWTSIIAHIMLNGFVTLIQFYAEPLQKFLEELEKMQ